The following coding sequences are from one Streptomyces dengpaensis window:
- a CDS encoding amino-acid N-acetyltransferase → MPAEHPEAAAKAITVRRARTSDVAAVRRLLDANVRRRILLDKATVTLYEDIQEFWVAERGAGSSTEVVGCGALHVMWEDLAEVRTLAVNPALRGLGVGHQLLEKLLETARWLGVRRVFCLTFEVDFFAKHGFVEIGETPVDTDVYAELLRSYDEGVAEFLGLERVKPNTLGNSRMLLHL, encoded by the coding sequence ATGCCAGCAGAGCATCCCGAAGCCGCCGCAAAAGCCATCACCGTCCGGCGGGCCAGGACCAGCGATGTCGCCGCCGTACGCCGCCTCCTTGACGCGAACGTCCGGCGCCGCATCCTGCTCGACAAAGCGACGGTGACGCTTTACGAGGACATCCAGGAGTTCTGGGTCGCGGAACGGGGCGCCGGCTCAAGTACTGAGGTGGTCGGCTGTGGCGCACTGCACGTGATGTGGGAAGACCTCGCGGAAGTCCGCACTCTTGCCGTGAACCCCGCACTCCGGGGGCTGGGCGTCGGTCATCAGTTGCTGGAGAAGTTGCTGGAGACCGCCCGCTGGCTCGGCGTTCGGCGCGTTTTCTGTCTGACCTTCGAAGTCGACTTCTTCGCGAAGCACGGCTTCGTGGAGATCGGCGAGACGCCCGTGGACACGGATGTCTACGCGGAGCTCCTGCGTTCCTATGACGAGGGCGTCGCGGAGTTCCTCGGTCTCGAACGAGTGAAACCGAACACCTTGGGCAACAGCCGCATGCTTCTGCATCTGTGA
- a CDS encoding helix-turn-helix transcriptional regulator, whose product MDKMRQLRLAKDAMDRDWADPGLDLDAVAAHAGYSRYHFVRAFKEAYGETPGQYLTHRRIERAEDLLRTADLSVTEICHLVGFSSLGTFSTRFKAWTGLTPSEYRSKHVGRGAALIPGCYAMLWAGGFRSGPGRAERNSGEAG is encoded by the coding sequence ATGGACAAAATGCGCCAGTTGCGCCTGGCCAAGGACGCCATGGACCGCGACTGGGCCGACCCGGGGCTCGACCTGGACGCGGTGGCCGCGCACGCCGGCTACTCGCGCTACCACTTCGTACGCGCCTTCAAGGAGGCATACGGCGAGACGCCCGGCCAGTATCTGACGCACCGCCGAATAGAGCGGGCGGAGGACCTGCTGCGTACCGCCGACCTGTCGGTGACCGAGATCTGCCACCTGGTCGGCTTCAGCAGCCTGGGCACCTTCTCGACCCGGTTCAAGGCCTGGACCGGGCTGACGCCCAGCGAGTACCGGTCGAAGCACGTGGGTCGCGGGGCCGCCCTCATACCGGGGTGCTACGCGATGCTGTGGGCGGGCGGGTTCCGCAGTGGCCCGGGCCGCGCAGAGCGCAATTCTGGAGAAGCGGGCTGA
- a CDS encoding DUF1016 N-terminal domain-containing protein: MHNNTEAEATVPAQLGALPSWYGDLLSQVKETVAGARVRVQRAVNTELVQMYWQAGKLNLARQEQEGWGTRSWPGSPRT; encoded by the coding sequence ATGCACAACAACACCGAGGCCGAAGCCACCGTCCCCGCCCAGCTCGGCGCCTTGCCCTCCTGGTACGGCGACCTCCTGAGCCAGGTCAAGGAAACAGTCGCCGGCGCACGCGTCCGCGTTCAGCGAGCCGTCAACACCGAACTGGTCCAGATGTACTGGCAGGCCGGCAAGCTCAACCTGGCCCGCCAGGAGCAGGAGGGCTGGGGCACCAGGTCGTGGCCCGGCTCGCCGCGGACCTGA
- a CDS encoding M23 family metallopeptidase translates to MSQRVTSRPSRTSRIRNRVAFLAAGLSISTVLGAGVATAADTMATGTVTANTVHTQAAAKSAASWVDPVKHYVLSASFAQAGGMWAHKHSGQDFAVPTGTQVVAAHGGTVVKAGGNGAGDGPAYGNAVVIKHGSGTYSQYAHLSRVDVQIGQVVATGQQIALSGNTGNSSGPHLHFEIRTTPNYGSAIDPVAFLRSKGVTV, encoded by the coding sequence ATGTCGCAGCGCGTCACGTCCCGTCCCTCCCGTACGTCCCGTATCCGCAATCGGGTGGCCTTCCTCGCCGCCGGACTGAGCATCTCGACCGTGCTGGGCGCCGGAGTCGCGACCGCAGCCGACACCATGGCCACCGGAACCGTCACCGCGAACACCGTCCACACGCAGGCCGCCGCCAAGTCGGCCGCCTCCTGGGTCGACCCGGTGAAGCACTACGTGCTGTCCGCCAGCTTCGCCCAGGCCGGCGGCATGTGGGCGCACAAGCACAGCGGCCAGGACTTCGCCGTGCCGACGGGCACCCAGGTCGTCGCCGCGCACGGCGGCACCGTCGTCAAGGCCGGCGGCAACGGCGCCGGTGACGGTCCCGCGTACGGCAACGCCGTCGTCATCAAGCACGGCAGCGGGACCTACTCGCAGTACGCCCACCTGTCGCGGGTCGACGTGCAGATCGGCCAGGTCGTCGCCACCGGCCAGCAGATCGCGCTGTCCGGCAACACCGGCAACTCCAGCGGTCCGCACCTGCACTTCGAGATCCGTACGACCCCCAACTACGGGTCGGCCATCGACCCCGTCGCCTTCCTGCGCTCCAAGGGCGTCACCGTCTGA
- the nadC gene encoding carboxylating nicotinate-nucleotide diphosphorylase, producing MSTPDLPLAQSGGCGDGCGCGADMDETYMECGLDPALAQLLADAGLDPLEVEDIANVAIQEDLDHGVDVTTVATIPEHAVSTADFIARDAGVVAGLRVAEAVISVVCTDEFAVERHVDDGDRVEPGQKLLSVTTRTRDLLTAERSALNLLCRLSGIATATRAWADVLEGTKARVRDTRKTTPGLRSLEKFAVRCGGGVNHRMSLSDAALVKDNHVVAAGGVAQAFEAVRETFPEVPIEVEVDTLHQLREVVDAGADLILLDNFTPVECEEAVALVAGRALLEASGRLTLANAKAYAETGVDYLAVGALTHSSPILDIGLDLREASTDEADQG from the coding sequence GTGAGCACCCCCGACCTTCCCCTCGCCCAGAGCGGCGGCTGCGGCGACGGCTGCGGCTGCGGCGCCGACATGGACGAGACGTACATGGAGTGCGGCCTCGACCCCGCGCTCGCCCAGCTCCTCGCCGACGCCGGTCTCGACCCTCTGGAGGTCGAGGACATCGCGAACGTCGCCATCCAGGAGGACCTCGACCACGGCGTGGACGTGACGACGGTCGCGACCATCCCCGAGCACGCCGTCTCCACCGCCGACTTCATCGCCCGGGATGCCGGCGTCGTCGCGGGCCTCAGGGTGGCCGAGGCGGTCATCTCCGTGGTCTGCACCGACGAGTTCGCCGTCGAGCGGCACGTCGACGACGGCGACCGCGTCGAGCCCGGACAGAAGCTCCTGAGCGTCACCACCCGCACCCGCGATCTGCTGACGGCCGAACGCAGCGCGCTGAACCTCCTGTGCCGCCTCTCCGGCATCGCGACCGCCACGCGCGCGTGGGCGGACGTCCTGGAGGGCACCAAGGCCCGAGTCCGGGACACCCGCAAGACGACGCCAGGCCTGCGCTCCCTGGAGAAGTTCGCGGTGCGCTGCGGCGGCGGCGTCAACCACCGCATGTCCCTCTCGGACGCGGCCCTGGTGAAGGACAACCACGTGGTCGCCGCGGGCGGCGTGGCGCAGGCCTTCGAGGCCGTACGCGAAACCTTCCCGGAGGTCCCGATCGAGGTCGAGGTCGACACCCTGCACCAGCTGCGGGAGGTCGTGGACGCGGGCGCCGACCTGATCCTTCTGGACAACTTCACGCCCGTCGAGTGCGAGGAGGCCGTCGCCCTCGTCGCCGGCCGCGCCCTCCTGGAGGCCTCGGGCCGCCTCACCCTGGCCAACGCCAAGGCGTACGCCGAGACGGGCGTCGACTACCTGGCGGTGGGTGCCCTCACGCACTCCTCGCCGATCCTGGACATCGGCCTCGACCTGCGCGAGGCGTCGACGGACGAGGCGGATCAGGGCTGA
- a CDS encoding histone-like nucleoid-structuring protein Lsr2, with protein MAQKVQVLLVDDLDGGEADETVTFALDGKTYEIDLTTSNADNLRGLLDPYVKGGRRTGGRASGARGKARVASGGSQDTAQIRAWAKENGYEVNDRGRVPASIREAYEKANG; from the coding sequence GTGGCACAGAAGGTTCAGGTCCTTCTTGTCGACGACCTCGACGGTGGCGAGGCGGACGAGACCGTGACGTTCGCGCTGGACGGCAAGACGTACGAAATCGATCTCACGACCTCCAACGCGGACAATCTCCGTGGCCTTCTCGACCCGTACGTGAAGGGTGGTCGTCGTACCGGAGGCCGCGCTTCGGGAGCACGCGGAAAGGCCCGCGTCGCTTCCGGTGGCAGCCAGGACACCGCGCAGATCCGCGCATGGGCGAAGGAGAACGGCTACGAGGTCAACGACCGTGGCCGAGTTCCCGCGTCCATTCGCGAGGCTTACGAGAAGGCCAACGGCTGA
- a CDS encoding BlaI/MecI/CopY family transcriptional regulator — MTRVWNWNRPVTVREVLQDLQQERSIAYTTVMTVLDNLHQKGWVRREAEGRAYRYEAVSTRAAYAAALMNDAWSQSDNPAAALVAFFGMMSQEQREALRDAMRIVQGPETRAAEKPPAKPADENPADENPDAVEGDDGR; from the coding sequence ATGACGCGGGTGTGGAACTGGAACCGCCCGGTGACCGTTCGAGAAGTCCTGCAAGATCTTCAACAGGAACGGTCCATCGCGTACACCACGGTGATGACCGTTTTGGACAATCTCCATCAGAAGGGCTGGGTGCGCCGGGAGGCGGAAGGCCGGGCCTATCGATATGAGGCGGTCTCCACGCGTGCCGCCTACGCGGCCGCACTGATGAACGACGCCTGGTCGCAGAGCGACAACCCCGCCGCCGCTCTCGTCGCCTTCTTCGGCATGATGTCCCAGGAACAGCGCGAAGCCCTGCGCGATGCCATGCGCATCGTCCAAGGACCGGAAACCCGCGCGGCGGAGAAGCCGCCCGCGAAGCCCGCGGACGAGAACCCCGCGGACGAGAACCCCGACGCCGTCGAGGGCGACGACGGGCGATAG
- a CDS encoding MDR family MFS transporter produces the protein MADNTAAVASAGQEEKQPRSVRVVLFSLMIAMLLAMLDNMIVGTAMPTIVGELGGLEHLSWVVTAYTLATAASTPIWGKLGDLYGRKGAFMTSIVIFLIGSALSGMAQDMGQLIGFRAIQGLGAGGLMVGVMALIGDLIPPRERGKYQGMMAGVMAVAMILGPLVGGTITDHWGWRWSFYINLPLGVVALLAVSAVLHLPKKRGQGTIDYLGAGLLALGISAIILVTTWGGTEYAWGSARIMELIGIGVAALVGFVFWQTKASAPVVPLHIFRSRNFTLMSVIGFIIGFVMFGAVLFLPLYQQSVQGASATNSGLLLLPMLGAMLAVSMVAGRVTTKSGRYKIFPLAGSALMLVGLFLLAQMDTETSRLTSGLYMAVLGAGMGCLMQITMLVAQNSVEMKDMGVASSTTTLFRTLGSSFGVALMGALFNHRVQDVMAERAGSLSKVTEQSAQLDAASLAKLPEVAREAYQHAVSTGTHSAFLLGAGVAVISLVAAVFVKEVPLKGEPQKPSADDNADASPAAMAEAV, from the coding sequence ATGGCGGACAACACCGCAGCGGTCGCATCGGCCGGCCAAGAAGAGAAACAGCCACGCAGCGTACGGGTCGTGCTGTTCTCGCTCATGATCGCGATGCTGCTGGCGATGCTCGACAACATGATCGTGGGTACGGCGATGCCCACGATCGTCGGCGAACTGGGCGGGCTCGAACACCTGTCGTGGGTCGTCACCGCGTACACGCTCGCCACCGCCGCCTCCACCCCCATCTGGGGCAAGCTCGGCGACCTGTACGGGCGCAAGGGCGCCTTCATGACCTCGATCGTGATCTTCCTGATCGGCTCCGCGCTGAGCGGCATGGCCCAGGACATGGGCCAGCTCATCGGGTTCCGTGCCATTCAGGGGCTCGGCGCCGGTGGTCTGATGGTCGGCGTCATGGCACTCATCGGTGACCTCATACCGCCGCGGGAGCGCGGCAAGTACCAGGGCATGATGGCCGGCGTGATGGCGGTCGCCATGATCCTCGGACCGCTGGTCGGCGGCACCATCACCGACCACTGGGGCTGGCGCTGGTCCTTCTACATCAACCTCCCGCTCGGCGTCGTCGCGCTTCTCGCGGTCAGCGCCGTACTGCACCTGCCGAAGAAGCGGGGGCAGGGGACCATCGACTACCTGGGTGCCGGTCTGCTGGCGCTCGGTATTTCCGCAATCATCCTGGTGACCACCTGGGGCGGCACCGAGTACGCCTGGGGCTCCGCCCGGATCATGGAGCTGATCGGGATCGGCGTCGCCGCGCTCGTGGGCTTCGTCTTCTGGCAGACCAAGGCGTCCGCGCCGGTCGTGCCGCTGCATATCTTCCGCAGCCGCAACTTCACGCTGATGTCGGTCATCGGCTTCATCATCGGCTTCGTGATGTTCGGCGCGGTGCTCTTCCTGCCGCTGTACCAGCAGTCCGTGCAGGGCGCGTCCGCCACCAACTCCGGGCTGCTGCTCCTGCCGATGCTCGGCGCGATGCTCGCCGTCTCGATGGTCGCCGGGCGGGTCACCACCAAGAGCGGCCGCTACAAGATCTTTCCCCTGGCGGGCAGTGCCCTGATGCTGGTGGGGCTGTTCCTGCTCGCGCAGATGGACACGGAGACGAGCCGGCTGACGTCCGGGCTGTACATGGCGGTCCTCGGCGCCGGCATGGGCTGCCTGATGCAGATCACCATGCTGGTCGCGCAGAACAGCGTCGAGATGAAGGACATGGGTGTCGCGTCCTCGACCACCACGCTGTTCCGGACTCTGGGGTCGTCGTTCGGTGTCGCGCTCATGGGGGCGCTGTTCAACCACCGGGTGCAGGACGTGATGGCCGAGCGGGCCGGATCCCTGTCCAAGGTGACCGAGCAGTCCGCGCAGCTCGATGCCGCGAGCCTGGCGAAGCTGCCGGAGGTGGCTCGGGAGGCGTATCAGCACGCTGTCTCCACCGGTACGCACTCCGCGTTCCTGTTGGGGGCCGGGGTGGCAGTGATCTCGCTGGTCGCGGCGGTGTTCGTGAAGGAGGTTCCGCTCAAGGGCGAACCCCAGAAGCCGTCGGCGGACGACAACGCCGACGCGTCGCCCGCGGCGATGGCCGAGGCCGTCTGA
- a CDS encoding SCO3374 family protein, producing MVPTVPLPRRPFNRNDPMRPWYENELGWATVPGAPLRLVTGLRFDVLDVPAEAGRAALRHLGPTSPVALLGDRMRLLVAAGSAEELPGLLDWLEWGALALDLTAIGAGGSIEAPLPPGVDSTAAGHPRAAADGLAVGPPGAAVWLRPPEPGREVELTLPTLSALSGGAVGGGGGGAPDLVRLVETMATQCHRVRLRRACAQPLAFSAQPLAFS from the coding sequence ATGGTTCCCACCGTCCCTCTCCCTCGGCGGCCGTTCAACCGGAACGATCCGATGCGGCCGTGGTACGAGAACGAATTGGGCTGGGCGACAGTGCCCGGAGCGCCGCTACGGCTGGTCACAGGCCTGCGTTTCGACGTTCTGGATGTGCCGGCCGAGGCGGGGCGCGCGGCGCTGCGGCATCTGGGGCCCACGTCGCCGGTGGCCCTGCTCGGCGACCGGATGCGGCTGCTCGTGGCCGCGGGAAGCGCGGAGGAGCTGCCGGGGCTGCTCGACTGGCTGGAGTGGGGTGCTCTCGCGCTGGACCTCACGGCCATCGGCGCGGGCGGGAGCATCGAGGCTCCTCTGCCACCTGGAGTGGACTCAACGGCGGCCGGGCACCCACGGGCTGCAGCCGATGGGCTCGCGGTCGGCCCGCCAGGGGCCGCCGTCTGGCTGCGGCCCCCGGAGCCCGGCCGCGAGGTCGAGCTGACGCTGCCGACGCTGTCGGCGCTGAGCGGCGGAGCGGTCGGAGGGGGCGGTGGGGGCGCCCCCGATCTCGTACGACTCGTGGAGACGATGGCAACGCAGTGCCATCGCGTAAGGCTGCGGCGCGCGTGCGCTCAGCCGTTGGCCTTCTCGGCTCAGCCGTTGGCCTTCTCGTAA
- a CDS encoding VOC family protein produces the protein MIKGLKISTVWVLDQDRAKEFYTEKLGLEVRTDMTMGEGGMRWLTVGSPDQPDVELTLMVPGQPAMDPESAEMIKKLVAKGALGAGVLTTDDIHGDYKKLKDRGVEFLQEPQERPYGTEALFRDDSGNWFSFTQPREGGLDMDKDWAC, from the coding sequence GTGATCAAGGGACTCAAGATATCGACCGTCTGGGTACTCGACCAGGACCGGGCCAAGGAGTTCTACACCGAGAAGCTGGGCCTGGAGGTCCGTACGGACATGACGATGGGCGAGGGCGGAATGCGCTGGCTCACCGTCGGTTCCCCGGACCAGCCCGATGTCGAGCTCACGCTGATGGTGCCCGGCCAGCCTGCCATGGACCCCGAGTCCGCCGAGATGATCAAGAAGCTGGTGGCCAAGGGGGCGCTCGGGGCGGGCGTGCTGACCACCGACGACATCCACGGCGACTACAAGAAGCTCAAGGACCGCGGGGTGGAGTTCCTCCAGGAGCCGCAGGAGCGCCCCTACGGCACGGAGGCGCTCTTCCGCGACGACTCCGGGAACTGGTTCTCCTTCACACAGCCCCGTGAGGGCGGACTCGACATGGACAAGGACTGGGCCTGCTGA
- a CDS encoding TetR/AcrR family transcriptional regulator: MGGTMDGTKRQRRGDTRQRIQDVALELFSERGYEKTSLREIAEHVDVTKAALYYHFKTKEEILISLFEDLTRPLDELIEWGRQQQHTLETKQEVLRRYSEALTGAAPLFRFMQENQATVRELSVGETFKDRMMSMLEIIKEPEAPLTDQVRCISALFTMHAGMFVLKDVEGDPEDKRKAVLEVAIDLVTQAHGGA, from the coding sequence ATGGGCGGCACCATGGACGGCACCAAGCGTCAGCGCCGCGGGGACACCCGCCAGCGCATCCAGGACGTGGCCCTCGAACTCTTCTCCGAGCGGGGCTACGAGAAGACCTCACTGCGCGAGATCGCCGAGCACGTCGACGTCACGAAGGCGGCGCTCTACTACCACTTCAAGACCAAGGAAGAGATCCTCATCAGCCTCTTCGAGGACCTGACGAGGCCGCTCGACGAGCTGATCGAGTGGGGCAGGCAGCAGCAGCACACCCTTGAGACCAAGCAGGAGGTGCTGCGTCGCTACAGCGAGGCCCTCACCGGCGCGGCCCCGCTCTTCCGCTTCATGCAGGAGAACCAGGCGACGGTACGAGAGCTGAGCGTCGGCGAGACCTTCAAGGACCGCATGATGAGCATGCTCGAGATCATCAAGGAGCCCGAGGCGCCACTGACCGACCAGGTCCGCTGCATCAGCGCGCTCTTCACGATGCACGCCGGGATGTTCGTCCTCAAGGACGTCGAAGGCGACCCCGAGGACAAGCGCAAGGCGGTCCTGGAGGTCGCGATCGACTTGGTGACACAAGCGCACGGCGGCGCGTGA
- a CDS encoding DUF1016 N-terminal domain-containing protein, with protein sequence MARLAADLKAAFPNQRGFSRSNLMYMHKMARTWPEPVVQQPVGQLPWGHVTVLNGTTRQSASSSEPATTRPGFSWRSTRATIHWP encoded by the coding sequence GTGGCCCGGCTCGCCGCGGACCTGAAGGCGGCCTTCCCCAACCAGCGCGGCTTCTCCCGAAGCAATCTGATGTACATGCACAAGATGGCCCGCACCTGGCCGGAGCCAGTTGTCCAACAGCCTGTTGGACAACTGCCGTGGGGCCACGTCACTGTCCTTAACGGGACGACTCGACAATCGGCTTCCTCGTCGGAGCCCGCCACAACAAGGCCAGGGTTCAGCTGGCGCTCGACGCGAGCAACCATCCACTGGCCGTGA
- a CDS encoding ATP-dependent Clp protease ATP-binding subunit — translation MFERFTDRARRVVVLAQEEARMLNHNYIGTEHILLGLIHEGEGVAAKALESLGISLEAVRQQVEEIIGQGQQAPSGHIPFTPRAKKVLELSLREALQLGHNYIGTEHILLGLIREGEGVAAQVLVKLGADLNRVRQQVIQLLSGYQGKETAAAGGPAEGTPSTSLVLDQFGRNLTQAARESKLDPVIGREKEIERVMQVLSRRTKNNPVLIGEPGVGKTAVVEGLAQAIVKGEVPETLKDKHLYTLDLGALVAGSRYRGDFEERLKKVLKEIRTRGDIILFIDELHTLVGAGAAEGAIDAASILKPMLARGELQTIGATTLDEYRKHLEKDAALERRFQPIQVAEPSLPHTIEILKGLRDRYEAHHRVSITDEALVQAATLADRYISDRFLPDKAIDLIDEAGSRMRIRRMTAPPDLREFDEKIAGVRRDKESAIDSQDFEKAASLRDKEKQLLSAKAKREKEWKAGDMDVVAEVDGELIAEVLATATGIPVFKLTEEESSRLLRMEDELHKRVIGQKDAIKALSQAIRRTRAGLKDPKRPGGSFIFAGPSGVGKTELSKTLAEFLFGDEDALISLDMSEFSEKHTVSRLFGSPPGYVGYEEGGQLTEKVRRKPFSVVLFDEVEKAHPDIFNSLLQILEDGRLTDSQGRVVDFKNTVIIMTTNLGTRDISKGFNLGFAAAGDVKTGYERMKAKVNDELKQHFRPEFLNRVDDTVVFHQLTEEDIIQIVDLMIAKVDERLKDRDMGIELSPTAKSLLAKKGYDPVLGARPLRRTIQREIEDILSEKILFGELRPGHIVVVDTEGEGEAKKFTFRGEEKSALPDVPPIEQAAGGAGPNLSKEA, via the coding sequence ATGTTCGAGAGGTTCACCGACCGCGCGCGGCGGGTTGTCGTCCTGGCTCAGGAAGAAGCCCGGATGCTCAACCACAACTACATCGGCACCGAGCACATCCTCCTGGGCCTGATCCACGAGGGTGAGGGTGTCGCCGCTAAGGCCCTGGAGAGCCTCGGGATTTCGCTCGAGGCGGTCCGCCAGCAGGTGGAGGAGATCATCGGCCAGGGCCAGCAGGCGCCCTCGGGCCACATTCCCTTCACCCCCCGTGCCAAGAAGGTCCTGGAGCTGTCGCTCCGCGAGGCCCTTCAGCTGGGCCACAACTACATCGGCACGGAGCACATCCTGCTCGGCCTGATCCGAGAGGGCGAGGGCGTCGCCGCCCAGGTCCTGGTCAAGCTGGGCGCAGACCTCAACCGGGTGCGGCAGCAGGTGATCCAGCTGCTCTCCGGCTACCAGGGCAAGGAGACCGCCGCCGCCGGTGGTCCTGCCGAGGGCACCCCCTCCACGTCCCTGGTCCTCGACCAGTTCGGCCGGAACCTCACCCAGGCCGCTCGTGAGTCCAAGCTCGACCCGGTCATCGGGCGCGAGAAGGAGATCGAGCGGGTCATGCAGGTGCTGTCCCGCCGTACGAAGAACAACCCGGTCCTGATCGGTGAGCCCGGCGTCGGCAAGACCGCCGTCGTCGAGGGCCTCGCCCAGGCCATCGTCAAGGGCGAGGTGCCCGAGACCCTCAAGGACAAGCACCTCTACACCCTGGACCTCGGCGCGCTGGTCGCCGGTTCCCGCTACCGCGGTGACTTCGAGGAGCGCCTGAAGAAGGTGCTCAAGGAGATCCGCACCCGCGGCGACATCATCCTGTTCATCGACGAGCTCCACACGCTGGTCGGTGCGGGTGCCGCCGAGGGCGCCATCGACGCGGCTTCGATCCTGAAGCCGATGCTGGCCCGTGGCGAGCTGCAGACCATCGGTGCGACGACGCTGGACGAGTACCGCAAGCACCTGGAGAAGGACGCGGCCCTGGAGCGCCGCTTCCAGCCCATCCAGGTCGCCGAGCCGTCCCTGCCGCACACGATCGAGATCCTCAAGGGCCTGCGCGACCGCTACGAGGCGCACCACCGTGTCTCCATCACGGACGAGGCCCTGGTCCAGGCCGCGACGCTCGCGGACCGCTACATCTCGGACCGGTTCCTCCCCGACAAGGCGATCGACCTGATCGACGAGGCGGGCTCCCGGATGCGCATCCGCCGGATGACCGCTCCGCCGGACCTCCGCGAGTTCGACGAGAAGATCGCGGGCGTGCGCCGCGACAAGGAGTCCGCGATCGACTCGCAGGACTTCGAGAAGGCCGCCTCCCTGCGCGACAAGGAGAAGCAGCTCCTGTCCGCGAAGGCCAAGCGGGAGAAGGAGTGGAAGGCCGGCGACATGGACGTCGTCGCCGAGGTCGACGGCGAGCTGATCGCCGAGGTCCTGGCCACCGCCACGGGCATCCCGGTCTTCAAGCTGACCGAGGAGGAGTCCTCGCGGCTGCTCCGCATGGAGGACGAGCTCCACAAGCGGGTCATCGGCCAGAAGGACGCCATCAAGGCGCTCTCGCAGGCGATCCGTCGTACGCGAGCGGGTCTGAAGGACCCGAAGCGCCCCGGTGGTTCGTTCATCTTCGCGGGCCCGTCGGGTGTCGGTAAGACGGAGCTGAGCAAGACCCTCGCCGAGTTCCTGTTCGGTGACGAGGACGCGCTGATCTCCCTCGACATGTCCGAGTTCAGCGAGAAGCACACGGTCTCGCGTCTCTTCGGTTCGCCCCCCGGATACGTGGGTTACGAAGAGGGCGGCCAGCTGACCGAGAAGGTCCGCCGGAAGCCGTTCTCGGTGGTCCTCTTCGACGAGGTCGAAAAGGCTCACCCGGACATCTTCAACTCGCTTCTGCAGATCCTGGAGGACGGTCGCCTGACCGACTCCCAGGGCCGGGTCGTGGACTTCAAGAACACGGTCATCATCATGACGACCAACCTCGGTACCCGGGACATCTCCAAGGGCTTCAACCTCGGCTTCGCGGCCGCGGGTGACGTCAAGACCGGCTACGAGCGCATGAAGGCCAAGGTCAACGACGAGCTGAAGCAGCACTTCCGCCCCGAGTTCCTGAACCGTGTCGATGACACGGTGGTCTTCCACCAGCTCACCGAGGAAGACATCATCCAGATCGTCGACCTCATGATCGCCAAGGTGGACGAGCGGCTGAAGGACCGGGACATGGGCATCGAGCTCAGCCCGACCGCCAAGTCGCTCCTCGCGAAGAAGGGTTACGACCCCGTCCTGGGCGCCCGGCCGCTGCGCCGGACCATCCAGCGCGAGATCGAGGACATCCTCTCCGAGAAGATCCTCTTCGGCGAGCTGCGTCCCGGCCACATCGTGGTCGTCGACACGGAGGGTGAGGGTGAGGCCAAGAAGTTCACCTTCCGCGGCGAGGAGAAGTCGGCACTCCCCGATGTCCCGCCGATCGAGCAGGCGGCCGGCGGTGCCGGGCCCAACCTGAGCAAGGAGGCGTAA
- a CDS encoding type III pantothenate kinase, whose product MLLTIDVGNTHTVLGLFDGEEIVEHWRISTDARRTADELAVLLQGLMGMHPLLGEELGDGIDGIAICATVPSVLHELREVTRRYYGDVPAVLVEPGVKTGVPILTDNPKEVGADRIINAVAAVELYGGPAIVVDFGTATTFDAVSARGEYIGGVIAPGIEISVDALGVRGAQLRKIEVVRPRSVIGKNTVEAMQSGIIYGFAGQVDGVVNRMARELADDPDDVTVIATGGLAPMVLGESSVIDEHEPWLTLIGLRLVYERNVSRT is encoded by the coding sequence ATGCTGCTCACGATCGACGTCGGCAACACCCACACCGTCCTCGGCCTCTTCGACGGCGAGGAGATCGTCGAGCACTGGCGCATCTCCACGGACGCCCGTCGCACGGCCGACGAGCTCGCCGTGCTCCTCCAGGGCCTCATGGGCATGCACCCGCTGCTCGGCGAGGAGCTCGGCGACGGCATCGACGGCATCGCCATCTGCGCCACCGTCCCGTCCGTGCTGCACGAGCTGCGCGAGGTGACCCGGCGCTACTACGGCGACGTGCCCGCCGTCCTCGTCGAGCCCGGCGTCAAGACCGGCGTGCCGATCCTCACGGACAACCCGAAGGAGGTCGGCGCGGACCGCATCATCAACGCCGTCGCCGCCGTCGAGCTCTACGGGGGGCCGGCGATCGTCGTCGACTTCGGTACGGCGACGACGTTCGACGCGGTGAGCGCGCGGGGTGAGTACATCGGCGGTGTCATCGCACCCGGCATCGAGATTTCCGTCGACGCGCTGGGCGTCAGGGGGGCGCAGCTGCGCAAGATCGAGGTGGTCCGGCCGCGGTCGGTGATCGGCAAGAACACCGTCGAGGCGATGCAGTCCGGGATCATCTACGGGTTCGCGGGGCAGGTCGACGGGGTCGTGAACCGAATGGCGCGTGAGCTGGCCGACGACCCCGACGACGTCACCGTGATCGCAACGGGTGGGCTGGCGCCCATGGTCCTGGGGGAGTCCTCCGTCATCGACGAGCACGAGCCGTGGCTGACGCTGATCGGGCTGCGCCTTGTGTACGAGCGGAACGTGTCGCGTACCTGA